One window of the Shewanella khirikhana genome contains the following:
- the phhA gene encoding phenylalanine 4-monooxygenase, with translation MSTEYVARKPDANGFIAYPEQENEIWAELYARQAVNLPGRACQEYLDGLEKLGLPTDRIPQLAEVDNILLDATGWKTAAVPALISFERFFELLANRQFPVATFIRSREEFDYLQEPDIFHEIFGHCPLLTNQAFANFSHAYGKLGLAATKEERVFLARLYWFTVEFGLLKSKDGERRIYGGGILSSPGETLYAFSDTPLRKPFDLVDVLRTPYRIDIMQPVYFEIEHIDFLDEIARMDIMQSITKARALGLHAPLFEPKAKAV, from the coding sequence ATGAGTACAGAGTATGTTGCCCGAAAGCCGGATGCGAATGGTTTTATCGCCTATCCGGAACAGGAAAATGAGATTTGGGCAGAGCTTTATGCGCGCCAGGCCGTCAACCTGCCGGGCCGTGCCTGCCAGGAATATTTGGATGGACTGGAGAAGCTTGGTCTGCCTACCGACCGGATCCCGCAGCTTGCCGAAGTAGACAACATCCTGCTGGATGCCACTGGCTGGAAAACCGCCGCCGTGCCTGCGCTGATTTCCTTTGAGCGCTTTTTTGAGCTGCTGGCCAATCGCCAGTTTCCGGTGGCTACCTTTATTCGCAGCCGCGAAGAGTTCGATTATCTGCAAGAGCCGGATATTTTCCACGAGATTTTTGGTCACTGCCCCTTGCTGACCAACCAGGCGTTTGCCAACTTCTCCCACGCTTATGGCAAGCTAGGTCTGGCCGCCACCAAGGAAGAGCGGGTGTTTCTCGCCAGGCTCTACTGGTTTACCGTGGAATTTGGCCTGCTCAAGAGCAAAGACGGTGAGCGGCGCATTTATGGTGGCGGCATTTTAAGCTCCCCCGGTGAGACCCTCTATGCCTTCAGCGATACGCCGCTGCGTAAACCCTTCGATTTGGTGGATGTGCTGCGCACGCCTTACCGAATTGATATTATGCAGCCTGTGTATTTTGAAATTGAACACATTGATTTTCTTGATGAGATTGCCCGTATGGACATTATGCAATCCATCACCAAGGCCCGTGCTTTGGGGCTGCATGCCCCGCTGTTTGAGCCCAAAGCCAAAGCCGTTTGA
- a CDS encoding S8 family serine peptidase: protein MKTKIALAISMALLSGAASSQTVSSASGEMALSDALKQFSGRNRNADSAHPKFIAEAGLGNEVHTYIVRLADKAVANYNGEIQGFKATSPQFSRAKGDVNNIKLNVRKPEVRAYASFLKAKQDNFVLKAKASTGDDVEFVTSFQYAFNGVSMRMTQAQAQKLAQLPEVAFIEREKLEQMETDASQALIGSPKVWNGSATGTKAMGEGVIVGIIDSGINSDHPSFADVGGDGYDHTNPWGQGVYVGDCAADFAGMCNDKLIGVHSYPEITKNYDDLDVFGPTPPAKNGEDYGGHGSHVASTAAGNILKNVPFVEGETGKLVGDGIETGLTFEQISGVAPHANIVAYQICNPGNTGDTYSGCPTSATLKALDDAIKEGVDVLNYSISGGGHPWRSAAELGFLAARNAGIFVAAAAGNTRSNIKQVPYTTPKHAPWYTSVANSTHGRDIAQQMMLGDTKFDFTPSGPGLTETVSGNLVYAGAVDAANFQGCNAFAADVFKDKIALIKRGSCAFVDKINHAVAAGAKAVVIFNSDGSGNARFGMAGVEDIKVPAIGIGNADGLEIVKLLDANPALTLTIDPALAIKEKPADILSASSLLGPNGSIDVMVPYVAAPGSDIYAAYADEQYGHDKTGTDPADFTLMSGTSMASPHVAGAGALLKSLHKDWTPDNIRSALMLTATGAQAMKKADGTTVADPFDVGAGRIRVDLAAKTGLIMDESALNYEIANPDTGGDPRKLNLPSMQDSKCVNSCSWSRKVTATADGEWSAAVEKVVGDVAYTVEPASFTLKKGESQLITVTADVTKLGNDWGFANLKLNSSAHPMAAMPVVVKAAKRNLPSLITVNATRSADEMNISGLKALDLPDVKSASAGIALAETLESKLAEDSTNGKPFDDFDQVDVFKFPVPAGSLYFTASIAYTTSPDLDVYVLYDDGSGFSIVASSARAGSEESVLVSNPAAGDYYVVVQNYEASAAGAKDTYGLKHLTLSNEASDNFNVTLSGDNKDFDLSLAWDLNVLPGDDGLAVVMLQTSDTKVATVNLPVIFTRVADDVTPPAQTKVNGLVEPGEAIKIVNSIAANKTQETRTYLLSASIPAGHEVANISHDGKQEGQSINWSIDMASGQEAQDVSFDLIPRKASKANELVLTNKVDNATAKLISDSYSFDVPEVKPVARVDAPKGIHEGATLTLNGSVSYDPNGDDLTYEWTQLGGKTVKVDATAPVLKFKAPSADGAAEIISFNLTVKDSQGNSDSTLVSVSITDNPDPGGSLGWLALLLAPVAFLRRRMK, encoded by the coding sequence GTGAAAACCAAAATCGCCTTGGCCATTTCTATGGCTCTGCTCAGCGGTGCTGCCTCTTCGCAGACCGTCTCTTCTGCATCGGGAGAAATGGCGCTGTCCGATGCGCTTAAACAGTTCAGCGGACGTAATCGCAATGCCGACTCGGCACATCCCAAGTTTATCGCTGAAGCAGGGCTTGGTAATGAAGTTCATACCTACATAGTGCGTCTTGCCGATAAAGCCGTTGCCAACTACAACGGTGAAATCCAGGGATTTAAAGCGACCAGCCCACAGTTTTCCCGCGCCAAAGGTGACGTCAATAACATCAAGCTGAATGTGCGCAAGCCCGAAGTGCGCGCCTATGCCAGTTTCCTGAAAGCAAAGCAGGATAACTTTGTCTTAAAAGCCAAGGCATCAACCGGTGATGACGTCGAATTTGTAACCAGCTTCCAATATGCCTTCAACGGTGTGTCGATGCGGATGACCCAGGCCCAGGCGCAAAAGTTGGCTCAGCTGCCGGAAGTGGCCTTTATCGAACGTGAAAAGCTTGAACAAATGGAAACCGATGCCAGCCAGGCGCTGATTGGTTCACCCAAGGTATGGAATGGCAGTGCCACCGGTACCAAAGCCATGGGTGAAGGCGTGATTGTGGGGATTATCGACTCCGGTATTAACTCAGATCATCCATCTTTTGCCGATGTGGGTGGTGACGGTTACGATCACACCAACCCATGGGGACAAGGGGTATACGTGGGTGACTGTGCCGCCGATTTTGCCGGAATGTGTAACGACAAGCTGATTGGTGTTCACAGCTATCCGGAAATCACCAAAAACTATGATGATTTGGACGTGTTCGGTCCAACTCCGCCGGCTAAAAATGGCGAGGACTATGGTGGTCACGGCTCCCACGTTGCCAGCACGGCAGCGGGTAACATCCTGAAAAATGTTCCTTTTGTTGAAGGTGAAACGGGCAAGCTGGTTGGCGATGGCATTGAGACCGGTTTGACGTTTGAGCAGATTTCAGGTGTTGCACCGCATGCCAACATTGTGGCGTATCAGATCTGTAACCCTGGTAACACCGGGGATACCTACAGTGGCTGCCCCACTTCTGCCACGCTGAAGGCACTTGATGATGCCATCAAAGAAGGGGTGGATGTACTTAACTATTCCATCAGCGGTGGTGGTCATCCATGGCGCAGCGCCGCAGAGCTTGGCTTCCTGGCCGCACGCAATGCCGGTATTTTTGTGGCCGCCGCAGCCGGTAACACCCGCTCCAACATCAAGCAGGTGCCATACACCACGCCCAAGCATGCTCCCTGGTATACTTCGGTCGCCAACTCTACCCATGGCCGTGATATCGCTCAGCAAATGATGCTGGGTGACACCAAGTTCGACTTTACACCATCCGGCCCAGGTTTGACCGAGACAGTGAGCGGCAATCTGGTGTATGCCGGTGCCGTTGATGCAGCCAACTTCCAGGGCTGTAATGCCTTTGCTGCCGATGTATTTAAAGACAAAATTGCCCTGATTAAACGTGGCAGCTGTGCGTTTGTTGACAAGATCAACCATGCGGTAGCCGCTGGCGCCAAGGCCGTTGTTATCTTTAACAGTGATGGCTCAGGCAACGCCCGCTTTGGCATGGCTGGTGTAGAAGACATCAAGGTTCCGGCAATCGGTATTGGTAATGCCGATGGCCTGGAAATCGTAAAGCTGCTTGACGCCAACCCAGCACTGACGTTAACCATCGACCCGGCGCTGGCTATCAAAGAAAAGCCGGCGGATATTTTATCCGCGTCATCATTGCTCGGCCCCAATGGCTCTATTGATGTGATGGTGCCTTATGTCGCAGCCCCTGGTTCCGATATCTATGCCGCCTATGCCGATGAGCAGTACGGCCATGATAAAACCGGTACCGATCCGGCTGATTTCACCTTGATGTCAGGCACTTCGATGGCAAGTCCTCACGTTGCCGGCGCCGGCGCCTTGCTGAAATCCCTGCATAAAGATTGGACACCAGACAATATCCGTTCTGCCTTGATGTTGACCGCCACCGGAGCTCAGGCGATGAAGAAGGCCGACGGCACTACTGTGGCCGACCCATTCGACGTGGGTGCTGGTCGTATTCGCGTGGATTTGGCTGCCAAAACCGGCCTTATCATGGATGAGTCTGCGCTGAATTATGAAATTGCCAACCCGGATACCGGTGGTGACCCACGCAAACTCAATTTGCCATCGATGCAGGACAGCAAGTGTGTAAACAGTTGCAGCTGGAGCCGTAAAGTCACCGCCACCGCCGATGGTGAATGGAGCGCGGCGGTTGAGAAAGTGGTTGGTGATGTCGCCTATACTGTTGAGCCGGCAAGCTTTACTCTGAAAAAGGGTGAAAGTCAGCTTATTACTGTGACTGCCGATGTGACCAAACTCGGTAATGACTGGGGCTTTGCCAACCTGAAACTGAACTCTTCTGCTCATCCAATGGCAGCCATGCCTGTGGTTGTTAAGGCCGCCAAGCGTAATCTGCCATCGCTTATCACTGTGAATGCTACCCGCAGTGCCGATGAGATGAATATTTCTGGCTTGAAAGCGCTTGATTTGCCAGATGTGAAATCAGCTTCTGCCGGTATCGCACTGGCCGAAACGCTGGAGTCCAAACTGGCGGAGGACAGCACCAATGGCAAGCCATTCGACGATTTCGATCAGGTAGACGTGTTTAAGTTCCCGGTTCCGGCTGGCTCGCTCTATTTCACCGCCTCCATTGCCTATACCACGTCTCCCGATCTGGATGTCTACGTGCTTTACGATGATGGCAGCGGCTTTAGCATTGTGGCCAGTTCGGCCCGTGCGGGTTCAGAAGAGTCAGTGCTGGTGAGTAACCCTGCTGCCGGCGATTACTACGTCGTGGTACAAAACTACGAGGCATCCGCCGCCGGTGCAAAAGATACTTATGGTCTTAAGCACCTGACCCTTAGTAATGAAGCAAGCGATAACTTCAATGTGACACTGAGTGGTGATAACAAGGATTTCGACCTGAGTCTGGCATGGGATCTTAATGTATTGCCTGGTGATGATGGCTTAGCAGTGGTTATGCTGCAAACCTCAGATACCAAAGTGGCGACCGTTAACCTGCCGGTGATCTTTACCCGGGTAGCCGATGATGTGACTCCTCCGGCGCAGACCAAGGTCAATGGTCTGGTGGAGCCAGGCGAAGCTATCAAGATAGTTAACAGTATTGCTGCCAACAAGACCCAGGAAACCCGTACTTACCTGTTGAGTGCGTCTATTCCTGCGGGCCATGAAGTGGCGAACATCAGCCACGATGGTAAGCAGGAAGGCCAGAGCATTAACTGGAGCATTGATATGGCTTCAGGTCAGGAAGCACAGGATGTGAGTTTCGACCTGATCCCCCGCAAGGCCAGCAAAGCCAACGAACTGGTGCTGACCAACAAGGTCGACAACGCGACGGCCAAGCTTATCAGCGACAGCTATAGCTTCGATGTACCTGAAGTGAAGCCGGTAGCACGTGTGGATGCGCCAAAAGGTATCCATGAAGGTGCGACCCTTACTCTGAATGGAAGTGTTTCCTACGATCCCAATGGAGATGATTTGACCTATGAGTGGACACAGCTTGGTGGTAAAACCGTGAAGGTTGATGCCACAGCTCCCGTTCTCAAGTTCAAAGCACCTTCCGCTGATGGTGCAGCAGAAATCATTTCTTTCAATCTGACAGTAAAAGACAGTCAGGGGAACTCTGATTCCACTCTGGTTTCAGTATCTATTACCGATAACCCAGACCCAGGCGGCTCTCTGGGTTGGCTGGCACTGCTGCTGGCACCGGTGGCCTTCCTGCGTCGTCGGATGAAGTAA
- the napF gene encoding ferredoxin-type protein NapF produces MSENINLSRRRLFSRRKDTALRPPFLREGVDFTDVCTRCGDCLAACETHILIKGEGGFPEVSFKDAECTFCGRCHEVCKEPLFDAEKSPAWDLKAEISNACLAERGIWCQSCKDACDERAINFTPAVGKAPAPQLSLDACTGCGACVAPCPADAISIKRGGE; encoded by the coding sequence ATGAGTGAAAACATCAATCTGAGTAGAAGACGGCTTTTTAGCCGCCGAAAAGACACCGCACTGCGCCCACCATTTTTGCGAGAAGGCGTCGATTTTACTGATGTGTGTACCCGCTGTGGTGACTGCCTGGCAGCTTGCGAAACCCATATTTTAATCAAAGGCGAAGGCGGCTTTCCCGAGGTGAGTTTCAAAGATGCCGAGTGCACTTTTTGCGGCCGCTGCCATGAAGTCTGCAAAGAGCCGCTGTTTGATGCCGAAAAGTCACCCGCCTGGGATTTAAAAGCCGAGATATCCAATGCTTGCCTCGCTGAGCGTGGGATTTGGTGCCAGAGCTGCAAAGATGCCTGCGACGAGCGCGCTATCAATTTCACCCCAGCAGTAGGTAAAGCTCCGGCACCACAGCTTAGCCTGGATGCCTGTACCGGCTGCGGCGCCTGTGTCGCCCCCTGCCCGGCCGATGCCATCAGTATCAAACGCGGCGGCGAATAA
- a CDS encoding fumarylacetoacetate hydrolase family protein, producing the protein MKLATYNNGRRDGQLMLVSRDLTKAVAVPAIAHTMQQLLDAWDLLSPQLTELYDALNDGQLENTLEFDETKCLSPFPRAFQWADGSAYVNHVELVRKARGADMPETFWTDPLFYQGGSDSFIPPRSNIELGSEDWGIDFESEIAVVTDDVPMGVSTDNAAKHIKLLMLVNDVSLRNLIPGELAKGFGFFQSKPSSSFSPVAVTPDELGDRWQDSKVHLPLITHLNGELFGKPNAGVDMTFNFSQLVAHVAKTRPIGAGAIIGSGTISNYDRSAGSSCLAEKRMLEVIADGKPSTPFMRFGDRVRIEMLDDKGDSIFGAIDQQVVEYKG; encoded by the coding sequence ATGAAATTAGCCACATATAACAATGGTCGCCGTGATGGTCAGCTGATGCTGGTCAGCCGCGATCTGACCAAGGCCGTTGCCGTACCCGCCATTGCCCACACCATGCAGCAACTGCTGGATGCCTGGGATCTGCTGAGCCCTCAACTGACAGAGCTGTACGACGCCCTGAACGACGGTCAGCTGGAAAACACCCTTGAATTCGATGAAACCAAGTGTTTGTCGCCATTTCCCCGTGCCTTTCAATGGGCCGATGGCAGTGCTTATGTGAACCACGTTGAGTTGGTGCGCAAGGCCCGCGGCGCCGATATGCCGGAAACCTTCTGGACCGATCCGCTGTTTTATCAGGGCGGCTCCGACAGCTTTATTCCACCGCGCAGCAACATCGAGCTTGGCAGCGAAGACTGGGGTATCGACTTCGAATCTGAAATTGCCGTCGTCACTGACGATGTGCCCATGGGCGTGAGCACTGATAACGCTGCCAAGCACATCAAACTGCTGATGCTGGTGAACGACGTGTCGTTGCGTAACCTGATCCCGGGTGAACTCGCCAAAGGGTTTGGTTTCTTCCAGTCCAAGCCATCCAGCAGCTTCTCGCCAGTGGCGGTGACCCCGGACGAGCTCGGTGACAGATGGCAGGACAGCAAGGTGCATCTGCCGCTTATTACTCACCTGAACGGTGAACTGTTCGGAAAGCCCAATGCCGGTGTGGACATGACCTTCAACTTCAGCCAGCTGGTGGCCCATGTGGCCAAAACCCGCCCCATTGGCGCCGGTGCTATTATTGGCTCAGGTACCATCTCCAACTATGACCGCAGCGCCGGCTCCAGCTGTTTGGCTGAAAAGCGCATGCTGGAAGTGATTGCTGATGGTAAGCCAAGCACCCCATTTATGCGCTTTGGCGATCGCGTGCGTATCGAAATGCTCGACGATAAAGGCGACAGCATTTTCGGCGCCATCGATCAGCAGGTAGTAGAATACAAGGGCTAA
- the tyrR gene encoding transcriptional regulator TyrR: MRLEVSCQDRVGLAKDILIVLEKYGINLLAIDASNRGFLYFQFAEVSFDTLSALMPQIRKVESVHDVRTVAFMPSEQEHYALKTLLRTLPDSVFSLDVKGRIRIVNESALMTLGMQEHEVVEEPLNHWVQGFNFGRWLSEAQVLAQATRVQIGQNEYLAEMLPIYLPDENDKSILAGAVVSLKSPARVGKQFNALQNQTAGFENVLAVSDKMKEVLKQARRMAQLDAPLLITGETGTGKELMARACHDASMRREHPFIAINCAALPDSAAEEELFGFVRDGQIIKRGLFEEAKGGTVFLDEIAEMSKAAQVKLLRLLTEGSFRRIGGDEEVRADVRIICSSQKNLAELCQLGEFREDLYYRIHVLSFHLPSLRERKVDIIPLTEMFLEHYSQQLSSPMRRISPSCRDHLLTYAWPGNVRQLKNAVFRAVSMWDGSAELTVEQLKLPSYAEGFGYFDNQFEGTLDEAMRQFESSLLRRLYPAYPSTRQLAKKLGVSHTAIANKLREYKISKKR; encoded by the coding sequence ATGCGTTTGGAAGTGAGCTGTCAGGACAGGGTAGGTCTTGCCAAGGACATCCTTATCGTACTGGAAAAGTACGGTATTAACCTGCTTGCCATCGATGCCAGTAACCGTGGTTTTCTGTATTTCCAGTTCGCTGAGGTGAGTTTCGATACCCTGAGCGCGCTGATGCCGCAAATTCGTAAGGTCGAGAGTGTGCACGATGTGCGTACCGTGGCCTTTATGCCGTCCGAGCAGGAGCATTATGCGCTCAAAACCCTGCTCAGAACCCTGCCTGACTCCGTATTCTCCCTCGATGTGAAGGGGCGCATTCGTATTGTGAACGAATCGGCGCTGATGACTTTGGGCATGCAGGAACATGAAGTGGTGGAAGAGCCGCTCAATCATTGGGTGCAGGGCTTCAACTTTGGCCGCTGGCTCAGTGAAGCTCAGGTGCTGGCCCAGGCCACCCGGGTACAGATTGGCCAGAATGAATACCTGGCCGAAATGCTGCCTATTTATCTGCCTGATGAGAATGACAAAAGCATTCTGGCCGGCGCCGTGGTGTCGCTGAAATCCCCCGCCCGGGTGGGTAAGCAGTTCAATGCACTGCAAAATCAGACCGCCGGTTTTGAGAACGTACTGGCTGTCAGTGACAAGATGAAAGAAGTGCTCAAGCAGGCCAGACGCATGGCCCAGCTGGATGCACCTTTGCTGATCACCGGCGAGACCGGCACCGGCAAAGAGCTGATGGCCCGTGCCTGCCACGACGCCAGCATGCGCCGTGAACACCCCTTTATTGCCATTAACTGTGCCGCCTTGCCCGACAGCGCCGCCGAAGAAGAGCTGTTTGGCTTTGTCCGCGATGGCCAAATCATTAAGCGTGGCCTGTTTGAAGAAGCCAAGGGCGGCACCGTGTTTTTGGATGAAATAGCCGAGATGTCCAAGGCGGCGCAGGTCAAGCTGCTGCGCCTGCTTACTGAAGGTTCCTTCAGGCGTATCGGCGGCGATGAAGAGGTGAGGGCGGATGTGCGTATTATCTGCTCCAGCCAAAAGAATTTGGCCGAACTTTGCCAATTGGGCGAGTTTCGTGAGGACCTGTACTACCGCATCCATGTGCTGTCGTTCCACCTGCCGTCGCTGCGTGAGCGTAAAGTAGACATCATCCCACTCACCGAGATGTTCCTTGAGCACTATAGCCAGCAGCTTTCCAGCCCGATGCGCCGCATCTCGCCGAGCTGTCGCGACCATCTGCTGACTTATGCCTGGCCCGGCAACGTACGTCAGCTTAAAAATGCGGTGTTTCGTGCCGTATCCATGTGGGATGGCTCGGCGGAGCTTACGGTTGAGCAGCTGAAACTGCCATCCTACGCCGAAGGCTTCGGTTATTTCGATAATCAATTCGAAGGTACCCTGGATGAGGCCATGCGCCAGTTTGAGTCCAGCTTGCTGCGACGTCTGTATCCGGCTTACCCCAGCACCCGCCAGCTGGCGAAAAAGCTTGGGGTCAGCCACACCGCCATTGCCAACAAGCTTCGCGAGTACAAGATCAGCAAGAAGCGCTGA
- the maiA gene encoding maleylacetoacetate isomerase translates to MKLYGYWRSSAAYRVRIALNFKGIKVEQHSVHLVKNGGEQHARDYVSLNPQHLVPTLELDDGTVLTQSLAIMEYLEECAEGAKLLPESAIDKAQVRAMCLAVACEVHPLNNLRVLQYLATDMALSDEVKNAWYHHWIHEGFAAIEKMLARHSGQYCFGDSPTLADACLIPQVYNARRFNVPLDNYPNIVRIDKHCNSTQAFIDALPENQPDAQ, encoded by the coding sequence ATGAAATTATACGGATACTGGCGCTCCAGCGCCGCCTATCGGGTGCGCATTGCGCTCAATTTTAAAGGCATTAAGGTTGAGCAGCACTCAGTACACCTGGTGAAAAATGGTGGTGAGCAGCACGCCCGAGACTATGTTTCCCTGAACCCGCAACATCTGGTACCCACTCTGGAGCTGGACGATGGCACTGTGCTGACCCAATCACTGGCCATTATGGAGTATCTGGAAGAGTGCGCCGAGGGGGCAAAACTGCTGCCTGAATCGGCCATTGACAAGGCCCAGGTGCGCGCCATGTGTCTTGCGGTTGCCTGTGAAGTGCACCCTCTCAATAACCTCAGGGTGCTGCAGTACCTTGCTACTGACATGGCGCTGTCCGATGAGGTGAAAAACGCGTGGTATCACCACTGGATCCACGAAGGTTTTGCAGCAATTGAGAAAATGCTCGCCCGCCACAGTGGTCAGTATTGTTTTGGCGATTCTCCCACTCTTGCCGATGCCTGCTTAATTCCACAGGTATATAACGCACGCCGATTTAATGTGCCCTTGGATAATTATCCGAATATTGTTCGAATAGATAAGCACTGTAATTCGACTCAGGCGTTTATCGATGCACTGCCGGAAAATCAACCGGACGCACAGTGA
- the galU gene encoding UTP--glucose-1-phosphate uridylyltransferase GalU — protein MKQSKIRKAVIPVAGLGTRMLPATKAIPKEMLPVVDKPLIQYVVSEAIAAGIKEIVLVTHASKNSIENHFDTSFELEAQLERRVKRQLLDEVQAICPKDVTVISVRQAQAKGLGHAILCARPVVGDEPFAVLLPDVIIDDAKSNLATDNLAAMVKYFDETDTGQIMVEEVPHEMVNQYGIADINGVNLKGGDSAPLSALVEKPAVDQAPSNLAVVGRYVLPKEIWPLLGRTPAGAGDEIQLTDAIAMLMESVTVNAYGMVGKSHDCGNKHGYMQANVEYALRHPELGKEFAKYLKQIVKGLN, from the coding sequence ATGAAACAGTCCAAAATCCGCAAGGCCGTGATCCCGGTTGCCGGCCTCGGAACCCGTATGCTCCCCGCCACCAAGGCTATCCCCAAAGAAATGCTGCCTGTGGTAGATAAGCCACTGATCCAATACGTGGTCAGCGAAGCCATTGCCGCCGGTATCAAGGAAATCGTGCTGGTAACCCACGCCAGTAAAAACTCCATCGAAAACCATTTCGATACCAGTTTTGAGCTGGAAGCTCAGCTTGAGCGTCGGGTAAAGCGTCAGCTCCTGGACGAAGTTCAGGCCATCTGCCCCAAAGACGTGACTGTTATCAGCGTTCGTCAGGCCCAGGCCAAGGGCCTTGGACACGCCATCCTCTGTGCCCGCCCAGTGGTAGGCGATGAGCCCTTTGCGGTGCTGCTGCCCGATGTAATTATCGATGACGCCAAAAGCAACCTCGCCACCGATAACCTTGCGGCCATGGTCAAGTATTTCGATGAAACCGATACCGGCCAAATCATGGTGGAAGAAGTGCCCCATGAGATGGTAAATCAATACGGCATCGCCGATATCAATGGCGTCAACCTCAAGGGCGGCGACAGTGCGCCCCTGTCGGCGTTGGTGGAAAAACCCGCCGTCGACCAGGCACCTTCAAACCTCGCCGTTGTGGGCCGCTATGTGCTGCCAAAGGAAATCTGGCCTCTGCTTGGCCGCACCCCCGCCGGTGCCGGTGATGAAATCCAGCTTACCGATGCCATTGCGATGCTGATGGAGTCGGTGACGGTGAACGCCTATGGTATGGTGGGTAAGAGCCACGACTGTGGCAACAAGCACGGCTATATGCAGGCCAACGTCGAATATGCCCTGCGTCATCCCGAACTTGGGAAAGAATTTGCCAAGTACTTAAAACAAATTGTAAAAGGACTCAACTAA
- the galE gene encoding UDP-glucose 4-epimerase GalE, translating to MTILVTGGAGYIGSHTVVELQKIGADVLVLDNLSNSCVEALTRVEQITGIEVPFVQGDILDKALLKKIFMDNDIEAVIHFAGFKAVGESVAQPLRYYENNVTGTLVLCQVMAEFGVRHLVFSSSATVYGDPASLPITEDFPTGATNPYGQSKLMVEHILADLHHSDPSWNIARLRYFNPVGAHESGLIGEDPNDIPNNLMPFISQVAVGKREKLAVFGDDYPTHDGTGVRDYIHVVDLAIGHLKALDKLKTSPGLVTYNLGTGQGYSVLDMVKAFEKASGKPVPYQIAPRRPGDIAACYANPDKAREELGWQANLNVDDMAQSSWRWQSANPNGYK from the coding sequence ATGACCATTCTTGTGACCGGCGGTGCTGGCTATATCGGCAGCCACACAGTGGTGGAATTGCAAAAAATCGGCGCCGATGTGCTGGTGCTGGATAACCTGTCCAACTCCTGCGTGGAAGCACTCACCAGGGTTGAGCAGATCACCGGCATCGAAGTGCCCTTCGTTCAGGGCGACATTCTCGATAAAGCGCTGCTGAAAAAAATCTTTATGGACAACGACATCGAAGCCGTTATCCACTTTGCCGGCTTCAAGGCGGTGGGAGAATCTGTCGCCCAGCCGCTGCGCTACTATGAAAACAATGTCACCGGCACTCTAGTGCTGTGTCAGGTCATGGCTGAGTTTGGGGTAAGGCACCTGGTGTTTTCATCCTCTGCCACCGTATATGGCGACCCTGCCAGCCTGCCGATTACCGAAGATTTCCCCACCGGGGCCACCAATCCCTACGGCCAGTCCAAGTTGATGGTTGAACATATCCTTGCGGATCTGCATCACTCAGACCCAAGCTGGAACATCGCCCGTCTGCGCTACTTTAATCCGGTGGGTGCCCACGAAAGTGGTCTCATCGGCGAAGATCCCAACGACATTCCCAACAACCTGATGCCCTTTATCAGTCAGGTAGCCGTGGGGAAACGGGAAAAGTTGGCGGTATTCGGCGATGACTATCCCACCCACGACGGCACAGGCGTACGCGACTACATCCACGTGGTTGACCTTGCCATTGGGCATTTAAAGGCGCTGGATAAACTCAAAACGTCGCCTGGGCTTGTCACCTACAACCTGGGTACAGGCCAGGGTTACAGCGTGCTCGACATGGTCAAAGCATTTGAAAAAGCGTCAGGTAAGCCGGTGCCCTACCAAATTGCGCCGCGCCGCCCCGGTGATATCGCCGCCTGTTACGCCAATCCGGACAAAGCCCGCGAAGAGCTTGGCTGGCAGGCGAACCTCAATGTGGACGATATGGCCCAAAGCAGTTGGCGCTGGCAGTCTGCCAATCCCAACGGCTACAAGTAA
- a CDS encoding 4a-hydroxytetrahydrobiopterin dehydratase, translated as MSELASMKCEACQADAPKVTDAELAELIRMIPDWSVQVRDGVMQLERVYKFKNFKLAMAFSNKLADLAEEEFHHPGIFTEWGKVTVTWWSHSIKGLHRNDFIMAAKTDQLLD; from the coding sequence ATGAGCGAATTAGCATCCATGAAGTGCGAAGCCTGTCAGGCTGATGCCCCAAAAGTCACCGACGCCGAGCTGGCTGAGCTTATCCGGATGATCCCCGACTGGAGTGTGCAGGTACGCGATGGCGTGATGCAGCTGGAGCGGGTCTACAAATTCAAGAACTTCAAGCTGGCAATGGCGTTTTCCAACAAACTTGCCGATCTCGCCGAAGAAGAGTTCCACCACCCGGGCATTTTCACCGAGTGGGGCAAGGTGACTGTGACCTGGTGGTCTCATTCTATTAAAGGCCTGCACCGTAACGACTTTATCATGGCAGCCAAGACAGACCAGTTGCTCGACTAA